Genomic DNA from Clostridium sp. BJN0013:
CTCTTCCTAACAAACTTTTTAGGTGCTGTTGGATTAATTGCAGGATGGTATTTTTTATTTATCCACCTCCTTTCTTTAGATAGTTTTGGAGTTCCATATATGCCTCTAGATAAATATGGTGATTTTAAAGATACCTTCATTAGGGTACCCCTATGGAAAATGAATAATAGACCCGAGAGTATTCCAAACAATAACCCAAAAAGACAAACCAACTTTAGAAACAAACTGTGGAGGAAGAAAAATGAATAAATTAGAAAGTAATAATATAACTCCAGGAGAGTTCACTTGTTTACTTATTGGCTCAATGATTGGTATAGGAATATTATCACTGCCTAATGATCTAGTTAATGTGGCAAAACAAGATTCATGGATATCTGTAGCTATTGGTGCTGTATATCCGTTATATATGGTTATAGTTGCTTCATTCTTATGGAAAAAGCATCCACATCAAAACATTTTATTCTTAAGCAAAAAATATTTGGGAAAATATTTGGGGAATATCTTGAATTTTATTTTTTTATTATATTTTGTTTTATTCACCACTTCTGTGGCCTCTGGAGTATCCCTAATATTAGAAACTTTAATATCTAATTTTTTAAGTACCTTAAAAATATTACTGATAATATTTTTTTTAGCTGCATATACCTCCATGAAAGGATTGAAACTTTTAGGAAGGCTAAACCAATTAATGTTCTTATATACTATATTTCTTTCTTTTATTTTAGCTGTAGCACTTCTTAGAGGAACTTATTTGAATATATGTCCTATACTGGGTTCAGGAATTCTAAATACTATAAAAGCCAGTAAAAATTCAGCTTTTGCCTATGGAGGAATTGAAGTATTATTTTTAATTTATCCCTATGTCATCGATAAGAAAAAGATTATGAAATCATCATTATTAAGTGTTATTATAACAGCCTTAATTTATTCCTGGGTTACATTTATCACCATTTATTATTTAGGCATAGATATTGTACCAAAAATCGAATGGTCTGTGAATTCAGTAACAAAAACTTTAGAAATACCAGTAATTAATAACTTTAGATTTATATTTACAATTTTATGGGCAACTATTATTTACAAGACAATATCCAATCACTATTTTATAACAGCTTTCATTTTGAGAGATTTTTTTAAAAAAGTACCTATTAAAAAAATTATTTATGCACTCTATCCCCTAATGCTTTATCTATCTCTTAGATATAAAAATTCTGCAGATAGAATAAATT
This window encodes:
- a CDS encoding GerAB/ArcD/ProY family transporter, producing MNKLESNNITPGEFTCLLIGSMIGIGILSLPNDLVNVAKQDSWISVAIGAVYPLYMVIVASFLWKKHPHQNILFLSKKYLGKYLGNILNFIFLLYFVLFTTSVASGVSLILETLISNFLSTLKILLIIFFLAAYTSMKGLKLLGRLNQLMFLYTIFLSFILAVALLRGTYLNICPILGSGILNTIKASKNSAFAYGGIEVLFLIYPYVIDKKKIMKSSLLSVIITALIYSWVTFITIYYLGIDIVPKIEWSVNSVTKTLEIPVINNFRFIFTILWATIIYKTISNHYFITAFILRDFFKKVPIKKIIYALYPLMLYLSLRYKNSADRINFLNYIIPKYTLFNMVYVTLITLIIYLKKDNLHEK